From Osmerus eperlanus chromosome 16, fOsmEpe2.1, whole genome shotgun sequence:
ctctgtcaaccccctccctcccttcctctcttctacctccctcccccccctccctccctcccccccccctccctccctccccccctcctggaaGCAGCGGATGCAGCTCTGCCACAGCTAATTAAGACAGCATGACAGCGGGTCACACACTGACTGGCCTTCCAGGAGCACATGACAGGATGGGACAATAAGCCCACATTGTCACTTAAGAAGAGATGACATTCCTGTAGTCCAAAAACACAACCTGGGTGACATTTGTTTAATGGGATGTGCTGTTTTTAGACAGATTGTTTTCCTTGTTCTCAGTGACCCATGTTGCTCGGCAGGTTTGCTGACTGCCTAACAACTCCACCAGGTGTATGTAATTAGAACTGATAGCTTATACTGTGGGAATGTGCAGAGTATAAAGGCGTTTGGCATCATACAAACCAGAATTCTTTATTTTTCAGCCAATGGCAGTGTTCCTTCACTTCAATTCTAGTTTAAGATTTAGATCAGTGTTGGCTAAACTCCTCCCCCAGAGTTTATACCTAatgtttggtttgtttttgcCAGATGGTATTTCGGTAAAATGGGTCGCAAAGACGCCGAGCGACTTCTTCTGGTACCAGGAAACCAGCGAGGCACTTACCTGGCACGAGAGAGCGAGACCACCAAAGGTGAGGAGCATGCGTGCTTAtgttaacacacagacacacacacacacactcgacaaACCACGTGGAGCCTAACCCTACCTTTCGTTCCCTGTCCGCCAGGTGCCTATTCCCTGTCCATCCGGGACTGGGACGACATGAAGGGAGAAAACGTGAAACACTACAAGATCCGCAAGCTGGATAACGGGGGCTACTACATCACCACCAGGGCCCAGTTTGAGAACCTGCAGAAGCTGGTGAAACACTACACAGGTAGGCAGCCAGGcagctccccccacacacacacacacacacaggtacacacacacacacaggtacacacacacacacacacaggtacacacacacacaggtacacacacacacaggtacacacacacacacacacacacaggtacacacacacaggtacacacacacacaggtacacacacacacacacacacacaggtacacacacacacacaagtacacacacacacacacacactgtgtaggtAGCTCTTCAGCTGACAATGCCTGTGTGCACATTCCCTGTACAAGCGCCTCTCATGGAGTGTGTTATTAGTGTGGTGTGCATGCTGCGTGTGGTGTCCCAGACTCTAGATTACACGGTGTGCAAGTGTATTATGGTGCTAGGTCTCTGATTAGTCGACATTGTCAACAACATTACGACGTTGGGAGACCAGCTAGATCGTTATGTTACCCATGGTTATTTTGTCCTTCGCCCATGCATGGCAGGTATGATTCATGTAGGTAGGTAATGTACAAGATTCAATAactatttggaaaatgttgtgCATTTCCAATGTAGTTTTTGGCAAGTATATAGTATATAGTTGTGTTGTGGCAGTAATGGTGTTAGATGGTGATCCATAGATGCTATCTACCAAAAAATCAATGAACAGTTTGAAAACATTAACAGAATGGCAGTTGACCTCTTAAGCATCTATAGATCAACAAGggataggtatagctcagtggtttgaGCATTGGACTGCAGATCAAGcgtttgcaggttcaaatcccccttttgtatgttgctttcgataagagcatctgcagctaaatgaacacattattctTACTGTTTTTAGAGATTGTAGAAAGTCGTGATTGTTAGTACTGGGCACACATTCAGCCATAGATACAATCACATGTTCTCAAAAATGAGGAGTAGGGATTATCCTAAAAACACAATCCAGAAGTTTTCCCCCAGCAGTCTGCTCCGTCATATCATCTCAGGCCGTGGATCCGTGAGCGGCCGCAGCGGAAGTTCAGGGCTTTCTCTGCTGTTGAGGGAGAGACTCCCGTAGATTTGAGACACTAATGTATTATCAGGCTGGGGAGGTAGCTGTCCTTCCCTCTGGGCTGtgcttattaaaaaaaaaagggcaaATGGATGTCGAAACACGGATATGCAGGGTGTGGAAGGACCTTTGGACGGTGGATGACaccgacgtgtgtgtgtgtgtgtggttccagaGCATGCTGACGGGCTGTGCTACAGACTGACGGTGGTGTGTCCTACGGTGAAGCCCCAGACCCAGGGCCTGTCCAAGGACGCCTGGGAGATCCCCCGCGAGTCCCTCCGCCTGGAGCTCAAACTGGGCCAGGGCTGCTTCGGAGAGGTCTGGATGGGTAAGGCCACGCCTCCACGCGTCCACACACTGCCTGACGAGCGCCGCCCTCCTGCGTCACGCTCCCCTCTGtcgctcccctctgtctctcccctctgtcgctcccctctgtctctcccctctgtctctcccctctgtcgctCCTCTGTCGCTCCCCTCTGTCGCTCCCCTCTGTCGCTCCCCTCTGtcgctcccctctgtctctcccctctgtctctcccctctgtcgctcccctctgtctctcccctctgtcgctCCTCTGTCGCTCCCCTCTGtcgctcccctctgtctctcccctctgtcgctcccctctgtcgctcccctctgtcgctcccctctgtcgctcccctctgtcgctcccctctgtctctcccctctgtcgctCCCCTCTGTCGTCAGGCCTTCACCTGCCGCACGTCCCAACCTGCCCCGCTCCCAGCTTGCAATCAAGCAggaattctctctctttctctctctccttcctttctttggtgtcatcctttttttcttttgaacctctctctttctctccacctccacctctctctcttcctcttttctttctttctttctttttgtcttttctttttttctttttgttcgtTCTGTATCTTATCTATCTTTGTGAGTGCTGCTTCAGCAGAAACGCGTTGTGTAGTCTGTTGTGTAGTCTGTGGTTTTTCATGCGTTGGAGTCTTGGATCAGTCATATTTTGGATCAGTCATATTTTGGACTGGTTAGTCACACGTTGTTCAGTGTGATTCATTGATGACGGTAAATCTGTTTGTATAAGCTTTGTTTGTACAAGTGACCCCGGAGGAGTAAATGATTATTTCAAGAGAATTCAAATAGAGGACAGAATGATGTCATATCCGGCTGTCTTGTAGGCTGCTGAAAACTTCCAAAGTTAACACTGAATTCACTCCAGGAATGATCTTTTTACTAATAGCTGAACTGTTTTCTACGGTACAAATACAAAACTTTCATTAACTTCTATCTCGCCCCGCTATTGTTCAGATACATTTGAACTGCGTCACAATTGCCACACCAACCACATTAAAGCCTGTTACGTCATCATTTTTGGTCAGGCACGTGGAACGGCACCACCAAGGTGGCGATCAAGACCCTGAAGACGGGCACCATGTCCCCCGAGGCCTTCCTGCAGGAGGCCCAGATCATGAAGAAGCTGCGGCACGACAAGCTGGTGCCTCTGTACGCCGTGGTGTCAGAGGAGCCCATCTACATCGTCACAGAGTACATGGCCAAAGGTAcagcaacacgcacacaccatccATGTTTTGCGTGGTTGGCCTAATGTTTAATGAGAAACATAAAAACCCATTGACCTATCCAGAAATAATATCCGTAATAGATTAGTATGGATTGTAATTTCACTCCTTCAGTATTTTCTGCCGTGTTGTTCTTGCAGGGAGTTTGTTGGATTTCCTGAAGGAAGGAGATGGTAAATCTCTCAAGCTGCCCCAGCTGGTGGACATGGCTGCACAGGTAAACTCAGCTCACTGCTGGAGGAGCTTAGAGCAACTCTAACTACAgctgacagggtgtgtgtgtgtgcgtgtgtgtgcgtgcgtgtgcgtgcgtgcgtgctgaTGCTAGGTCTTTCTGTGAGTCAGTCACAATTTCCCATATGGCTGTCATATTTATTTGATAATGGGGTTGACATCTCTACACatcccatcacacactcacacacaccgcctTGTGTGCGCTGCTCTTCCTACTGTCCTGCTCATTGCCTGAAGCACTTAAACAGCACTCCTCAGAGGACGCTAACAGCTAGCGTGTCAACCCCACAGTGAGCACTtaatgctcgctctctctcgctctcagcaGAATAGAAAAGTGTTTGAGATTTTGTCAGGCTTCCAGGGATTTAGCAGCTCCCCCATCAACATGCCAGTCCCATCcacaccagtcacacacacacacacacagtcccatccacaccagtcacacacacacagtcccatccacaccagtcacacacacacacacacagtcccatccacaccagtcacacacagtcccatccacaccactcacacacacacacacagtcccatccacaccagtcacacacacacacagtcccatcctcaccagtcacacacacacacacagtcccatccacaccagtcacacacacacacagtcccatccacaccagtcacacacacacacagtcccatcctcaccagtcacacacacacacacagtcccatccacaccagtcacacacacacacagtcccatcctcaccagtcacacacacacacacagtcccatcctcaccagtcacacacacacacagtcccatcctcaccagtcacacacacacacagtcccatcctcaccagtcacacacacagctgactgtCACTCTACACCAAACTGGATTTTTCCATCTTCAGACCAAAGGCTTCTCAGACCAAAAGTTGGACTTTGACTAGAAAAACATTGACCAAGAGCAGGAAACAGGTGCTTAAACTCAGCCCTGTGACATTTGGAGGCTTGATCAGTCCAATCATCTCCTGGTGCAGCTTAACACACTCACtgtccctccctgtgtgtgtcctgccctgccctgccatgCCCTGccatgccctgccctgccctgccctgccctgccctggcccaGATTGCAGACGGCATGGCCTTTATCGAGAGGATGAACTACATCCACCGAGACCTGCGTGCGGCCAACATCCTGGTGGCAGACAATCTGGTGTGCAAGATCGCTGACTTTGGTCTGGCCAGGCTGATCGAGGACAACGAGTACACAGCCAGACAAGGTGAGCTCCCCAGGCTCCTGTCCCCCGCACGCTCACACCTGCAGCACGTGCACCTGCAGGATCCCTGCTTCCTGACCAGGTGTGTCCTTATTAAGCAGAGAGACAGTTCCTAGCTTGGTGGTATAGAGCAATTGACTGCAGATGAAATCATCATtattatagccctttttaccaGCAGTGTCAgtgagggcttcacatatgacTATAGAACTGcatctaaaccaacctaaactagGTCAAAAGaccacaggttcaaatccccaaaCGCCCCTTCATCACTTATGATAAAAATGTATGCTAAATACGTACAATATTACAGTAAGTAATAGTGTAGTGTATACACACTTCACATACATATATgtgtatctatatatatatatatatatatatatatatatatatatatatatatatctctagatatatacagatatatagagatatatagatagatataaTTTGCTGTATATAATAGCATAAGTAATAGTAACAGGCTGTTCATACAGGTTGGTCAGGGTCTGTGTTTTCACCCCCTTGCAGGAGCCAAGTTCCCCATCAAGTGGACCGCTCCCGAGGCAGCGCTGTACGGCAAGTTCACCATCAAGTCTGACGTGTGGTCCTTCGGCATCCTGCTCACCGAGCTGGTCACCAAGGGGAGGGTGCCCTACCCAGGTAAACACAGGCCGGGGCACCATGGGGTCAATACGGGGCGGTGTCTTTGTGACTGGAAAAGGGAATAGGAGATTCAGTCAACACAGATGGCCCTTGGTAACGTGAAAAGGTATCTTCCTGTGTGTGGGTTGGCTCCTGCTACCTGTGtcgcctcacccccaccccctgctgggTTAGTGAggtactgcagtgtgtgtgtggggggggtgactgtCTTGCCATGAATCCAGAGACAGGCCCTGATTAGACAGAGAACCATCTGACAGAGTCAGTCGTCAGGGCTGCATTCCATTCCAAAAAGCAGCCCCCTTCCCTGTGGCCTgaatcacttcctgtttaagCCCCCCGGGGGCCAGCGAAGCGTAACAGGTGTTTCTCCTGTTGATAACATCTCACTCCACTCCCATCTGATCTGCTGAGAGGTGTGGAAAGGGCTTTGTGGAGGGTGTTTTTATGAATGGGACACGCCCCCGGTCTGTGATGTTTAGCCATCTGCCCTCTGTGGGCTCTTCTGATTGGTTGGTGAGCTCTTTGGTGTGAGAGGGGTGCTCCAGATCTGGTAATGGTGGTGGGCTCAAGCCCACCCTGGTCTTGGAGGTTTGAATCATGGAGCTTTTAAAGACCTTCGTTACCTCTCTCGCTGATGACACAAGTTAGACTTGTGGGATTATTGTTAGTGTATGAGAGGCATCAGAGGCATTCTGTATTGAGGCGCACTGAAACACTTtcattgaaaacaaacaaaatctgtCCCCTCTCGCGTTGTTTATTTATGGATGGATGACTCATGTTCTTTAAATAAATCATCCATGCTGAGACCTAGACCATGCCAACCTATCAACAGTTCTCACATGGAATAAAAGCACACTCTCCCAGACACATCAACCAACAGTTGTCCGAAGCCCTTCTCCTCTTTCAGGGAGTGTGAGAGAATTTGATCCCTGTGGTCcccggagagagagaaggatggggggatagagagtgaaggagagcgaATGGGggcaagggggagagagagagagagagagagagagagagagagagagagagagagagagaaggggggggagagagagaggaggggggggagagagaggggggtgggagagagagaagggggggagagagagaggagggggggggagagaggggggggagagagagagaagggggggggagagagaggggggggggagagagagagagaaggggggggtggagggtgaaggagggaaaaaaggggcgagggggagagagagagaaggcgggaGAGAGCGAAATGGGGGTAACGGATATGGTTGTGTCGTTaccactctttctctgtcacaacCCCTTTTAGCTGCAGGCTGACTCCCCAGGGAACGCTAGTGATAGCTAGCTGCTCTGTCACTGGGTTCACAAGGACTGTCTTCCTGTACTGGACTAGAGAGGGTCCTGGGAGACAGgcaacaactacacacacacacacacacacacacacacactagccagtTCAGTTTGTTCAGCTGAACTGGCGAGAATGTAAGAGATTATTTCAGGCTTAATGCCAGACCGCTGGCATTTATAGATACACAACCATATGTCCAGTCCGGTTTTGATAGGATAGAATGTCATGGTATTCTCCTCAATTTAGTTAGGAACACATGCTTCTAATTAGGGTTGGACATTCTAACAGGGCATGTTCTAGTAAAACAGCCCTGCAGCTGAGCTGGTAGAAACCAGAGGTTTCTTCTTCCTGGTTCTGCTTCCTGGTACTGCTTCCTGGTTGTGCTTCCTGGTTGTGCTTCCTGGTTGTGCCTCCTGGTTGTGCTTCCTGGTTGTGCTTCCTGGTTGTGCTTCCTGGTTGTGCTTCCTGGTTGTGCTTCCTGGTTGTGCCTCCTGGTTGTGCCTCCTGGTTGTGCTTCCTGGTTGTGCTTCCTGGTTGTGCTTCCTGGTTCTGCTTGTGACTGTCCTCTCCGTCTGTCCCCAGGCATGGTGAACCGGGAGGTtctggagcaggtggagaggGGCTACCGCATGCCCTGCCCCGCAGGCTGCCCCGAGTCCCTCCACGAGATGATGAGGGTGTGCTGGAAGAAGGAGGCCGACGAGAGGCCCACCTTCGAGTACCTGCAGTCCTTCCTGGAGGACTACTTCACAGCCACGGAGCCACAGTACCAGCCCGGGGACAACCTGTAGGGGCCTGGCCACTGTCCACCCGGCACCCACCACCAGACCGGCTTGGGAGTTGAACTACCAACCCTCGGGCACAATCGAGAACCACAGTACCCAGTCAAGGATTCATCTGTAGGGATTTGAAACCagggacccccctccccccacccctgcttTGGCACCATGTAGAGCTACAGTGTTAACTTGCCAAGGGAGATGCTACAGGGCTAAGGACTTGTAGACGACTGCAAAAACACCAGACTCCAGAACCACACTGGCATTCTTTTCAGTCGACCCAGTTGAAAGATGGCTGGGGAGAGTCACTCACAGTATTTATAAACGTTCCCTTCTCTGTTTCCCCTCTGCACATTACCTTGACCTGTTGTGGGTTGCCTAGGCTACGTCAGTGTGCCTGGATGGAGCGAGAGGTCTTGGGGACGGGTACTTTTAAAGTCCCAGGTGGAATCCAAACTCCCTTGTTATCCACTTTGTTCTGAGCGAGCAGATGGTGTTTCTCTCAGCAATTCAGTCTCAGCTGGTGGATTTGTTGTCAGTTGCACACCTGTTTTGATTAGTTTTCTTTcctttggggggtgggggggggtttgttttcCAATTATTTTGCAATTTTTCTCGATTACATTTAATTTTACTTTGGGGATAATTTTTAATTCAAGCTTACCAGATGTACAGTAATGATTTGTCTTATTTTAGTTGGGTagtactttgaattaaagtGACCAAGAACTGTGGTTGATGAATCTTAAAGCATGAGCTATGTCAAGAGTGAAGAAGGATCCAATGACCCAAGGACCTTCAGTGTGTTGTGACGAATGTGTGGGAGGACAGGGACAGGCAGCAACAggtaaaaacatgttttgttgAACAGAAAGAAAATTGTAAGTGATTTTTATGTTGGTACGTTTCTTTTATATGAGGTGACCTGAATGGCAGATTGTGGTTTTACCGAgattttattgttttattttgagGGTAATGATCAATTGTCTTGATACCATATTGCATAAGTATGTTTTTGATAATCCCCTGATGGCCAATACCGAAATGTTTCTGCAACgttttataaatgtttttgaGCGAACAGTAATTTTTAGTCCATTGCAAAATTTGATGGGATGAAAATACACCGCATGTGAATGAATGTTATATTAATagtgtttctttttttcatctTGTACTAATGGTGTTAACCACTCCATCCACCTGGTCTCTTAGCAACAGTTTTAATAACACTTAAGCAGCAGGTGACAAACAACACCAGTGTTTGTGGGTGCATtaacataaatgtaaaaaaaaaaaaaaatcattgagCCAGCtgttttttgttgctttttgaTATGTATTTTAATGTCAAGATCGCCCCCTACAGTTCACTAAAGATTCATGCACACTACAATCCTATTCATTGACATTCTCCTGGTTCCCAGAGTTTAATGTTTGCCGATCCAAAGATATAAGATTCAAAATTCTAGTAGACTGTTAAACTGGGGCAGTGAAAACTAAAATATATCTGGCGGCTGGTGTAATAAATAATACATATATGCAAAGTGTCTGGACAAAGGGCTATGGTAGGATAAAATGCttacccaaacacaggctgtttTATTCACTTTGAGTTAGGGCTCTGTCAAATGTTGACTTTACGTTGAGTCCGACAGGAGGGACACTTCTCAGTTTTCTCAGCTTTTTTCCAGTAGCATTAAGTTCATGTTCTCTGAATTTGTTTGGAGTCCCTGGTTCAGTTTCCCCAGGGGAGTCTGTGGTCGGTCTACATGGAGATTTGTGATGAGGTAAACGACTACTTATGGTAGTCATTCTGTCATTGTGGTTATGGTGAGAACTTTGGAAAAATGTGAAAACCTGTCTTATGCTTTTTACATATCCGGAAACAACTGTATGTGTTGTCAGAATGACAAGCAGCAACTGTGTGAATGAGAACTGTAATAGGAAATTGTCAATAGAATTACTAATCTGATGTACagtcaaaaataaaaacatttttataaaGGTGGTTAGCTATGTTTCTGTAAAATACCTCTAGAAACCTTTAAGGA
This genomic window contains:
- the yes1 gene encoding tyrosine-protein kinase yes, with translation MGCVKSKEDKGPAFKSRPENSASTPQHGHMGHYGPDPTLMGQSPGLKGPGSGYHPASGLTPFGGSSSIMTPFGGASSSFTSVTVSSPFPGVVTGGVTFFVALYDYEARTSDDLSFKKGDRFQIINNTEGDWWEARSINTGNKGYIPSNYVAPADSIQAEEWYFGKMGRKDAERLLLVPGNQRGTYLARESETTKGAYSLSIRDWDDMKGENVKHYKIRKLDNGGYYITTRAQFENLQKLVKHYTEHADGLCYRLTVVCPTVKPQTQGLSKDAWEIPRESLRLELKLGQGCFGEVWMGTWNGTTKVAIKTLKTGTMSPEAFLQEAQIMKKLRHDKLVPLYAVVSEEPIYIVTEYMAKGSLLDFLKEGDGKSLKLPQLVDMAAQIADGMAFIERMNYIHRDLRAANILVADNLVCKIADFGLARLIEDNEYTARQGAKFPIKWTAPEAALYGKFTIKSDVWSFGILLTELVTKGRVPYPGMVNREVLEQVERGYRMPCPAGCPESLHEMMRVCWKKEADERPTFEYLQSFLEDYFTATEPQYQPGDNL